From the genome of Nicotiana sylvestris chromosome 2, ASM39365v2, whole genome shotgun sequence, one region includes:
- the LOC138885379 gene encoding uncharacterized protein has protein sequence MKIFAKAYDVKVWRVIKKGNYPLPASTPPLVDPDDIDSYSKEQLEAVQVNNKARNLLHNAISGEEYKKISSCDTTKEMWDKLEITYEGTSKVKETHINMLVHDYELFSTKEGESIEEMFARFSKIISDLKAFGKPYTSSDQVRKILRSLPTTWQTKVVTLESQDLNKLSYDELRGELIAFERTHLKKTNQEEKKKIVAFKTSTEMAENEIDDPEALQEEISMMSRNMDGLMRRYRNTKKGRYPPRQSRQYNEQDKNDGKCYECGKIGHIQAKCPELKRKISRGFNKNKSFGSWSDEDDSDHEEIANLCFMTILENEINKTSGCWTDEDDSDDKNENYFMSRGKTSEVRSYDYERCNELQDILDSTLKESQKMMNELKRLTREVKD, from the coding sequence ATGAAAATCTTTGCTAAAGCTTATGATGTCAAAGTCTGGAGAGTCATCAAAAAGGGAAACTATCCCCTACCTGCTAGCACTCCACCACTTGTTGATCCTGATGATATAGATTCATACTCAAAAGAGCAATTGGAAGCGGTACAAGTGAATAACAAAGCAAGAAACCTGCTTCATAATGCTATAAGTGGTGAAGAATACAAGAAAATATCGAGTTGTGACACAACCAAAGAGATGTGGGACAAACTTGAGATCACCTATGAGGGAACCAGCAAAGTAAAGGAAACACACATCAACATGCTAGTTCATGATTATGAACTCTTCTCAACGAAAGAAGGAGAATCCATTGAAGAGATGTTTGCCAGGTTTAGTAAAATAATTAGCGACTTAAAGGCATTTGGCAAACCCTACACCAGTAGTGATCAAGTAAGAAAAATTCTCAGAAGTCTACCAACCACTTGGCAGACCAAAGTAGTCACACTAGAATCTCAAGACCTAAACAAATTATCCTATGATGAACTACGAGGAGAACTCATTGCTTTTGAAAGAACGCATCTGAAAAAGACAAatcaagaagagaaaaagaaaatagttgcATTCAAAACCTCTACTGAAATGGCTGAAAATGAAATTGATGATCCTGAAGCTCTACAAGAAGAGATTTCTATGATGTCTAGAAATATGGATGGACTGATGAGAAGATACAGaaatacaaagaaaggaagataCCCACCAAGACAATCCAGACAATACAACGAACAGGACAAGAACGATGGAAAATGCTACGAATGTGGAAAAATTGGGCATATTCAAGCTAAATGCCCAGAACTGAAAAGGAAGATCTCTAGAGGCTTCAACAAGAACAAATCCTTCGGAAGCTGGAGCGATGAGGATGACTCTGACCACGAAGAAATAGCAAATCTTTGCTTCATGACAATTTtggaaaatgaaataaacaaaactTCAGGATGCTGGACAGATGAAGACGATTCAGATGACAAAAATGAGAACTATTTCATGTCACGAGGTAAAACTAGTGAGGTAAGATCTTATGACTATGAAAGATGTAATGAATTGCAGGATATTCTTGATTCAACCTTGAAAGAGtctcaaaaaatgatgaatgagCTTAAGAGACTCACTAGGGAGGTTAAAGACTAG